The following DNA comes from Syngnathoides biaculeatus isolate LvHL_M chromosome 18, ASM1980259v1, whole genome shotgun sequence.
TGCTTTATTCCCATGAAACGTTTTGCAACCCCACTTTTTCATGCCGCAGGTAAAGGAAACTTCTGGACTCTGGACCCAAACTGCGACAAGATGTTTGACAACGGCAACTTCTGCcgcaagaggaagaggaaaagcgACACCTTGACCTCCGCCAAGACACGTCGCAACTCCTCGTCCGACTCCTCGTCCGAGCCCAGCCCCAAATGTCCCGCCGTGCATTGCAACTTGGAGTTTCCTGGCCTGCCGGAGCAGCACATCTCCCCTCAGTCTTCCACGAGCATGCAGGTCCCAGAGGAGTCCTCCCCgattcctcctgctcttcctcctcAGCAGTTTGTCTACTCGCCAGGAGCGGTGGTGCCTCAGTGGGACGCCTGtagctctcctcctcctccttcatttGCTCCCGCCATGTCGTTCCTCCACCCTCACTTCTCGCCGCCGTCGCTCTACAGTGACCTGGAGACCACGTGCACTCCTCTGTCGGAGTTCCACGGGGAGCAGCCGCTGCAGTTGGACCCCTTCCAGGTTGAACTCTTGGGGGGCCTCATGGAGGAGCTGCCCCTTGACTCATTGCTTATCAAGCAGAGACTCTAACGTCCATTTGATGATTTAGAATGTACAAATCGCtctatttattattgttttttttcacctatTTTATAAGTTAAAAATTCCGTGTGAATTTTTGtttggaataaaaaataaataaaacaaataatgtgtTCTCTGATCATTAatttacaaatgtaaacatACTAGATTTACTTTACActatatatgtttttaattacGGAGTCCATTGAATCTCAATACGATGAAGTTCCACCACAATAATCTCAAGATTTCCCAAATATTGTGAAGTGAATGCAGTTTTGttaaatatacaataataatttAGTTGCCTAAGTCATATCTGAACAACTTTGTAAAACAAGAAACACGTTTTTTTAGCAAACACTAGTAGTTTTTATTCGTTTCCTAGCATActataatttccggcctgtaacccgtgacttttttcacacgctttcaaccctgcggtttatgcggtgatgcggctaatttgtgcattttttctaacgaccgcaaggaggcactcgagcggaaaaggtaagaatgagaccggtggaatatatgtgccggggaagtgacttttgctggtccggccctgttagcgctgcactatcgttagcgctgtgccagcgtgttgctgctgtgtttctgccgtgtctcaatgatttaggtatgttttttttttttcaaaccgtgTTGATACagtgtagctgccgcagctgtttttgctttactggtatgtttttctttttttcaaaccagccctgttagtgctactgtgttgttgctatgttaagctaagctaaggcattaaaactttgaaaactctttctgtgtatcatctttatttgtaaatatctcgtgtttcaatgtaggtttcaatgtggacacttgcggcttttacacaggtgcagcttatgtatgtaccaaagggTATTTCCcttgcaaatgtactgggtgaggcttataatcaaatgcgctctgtaggccggaaattatggtaaattgaaaataagcaattttttttccattcggCTAACAATATCTATTAGAATTTTCCACTTGGAATTTCTTGCCATGTCACAGAACATCAACTCACATTCATGATCTCACTGAGTGAACAagtacatcaggggtgtcaaaatcatttttcttgcgggccacacctcagagggccgttatgactgtgaaacaatacaaatatttaattgtctcATCGTacttacatcatcaatttatgatctagttttggaatcagaaatcaagggtaattcatgtttggtaacacaaaaatgcttgtaatatctcaactttatcatttatgatgcatgacaagttgaaatttttgtacagatttttacaagaataattgaaattgacaatctagatttggctttgcaggccacataaaatgtaGCGggacggatctggcccccccggaccttgagtttaacacctgtgAACTACACTGCATActcataatttttattttatttatttatttgggggggcggggggagtgcATTTCTAGCTGTAGAATGTGAAATGTTTGCCGTTGTATTTTGATGGGAGTTGAGGACAAAATGccacacttttttcttttttttgatatCATGATATAAATCTGTGTCTCAGATCTCCATTGAATGTTTAACAACAACTTCACACGTCTGGTTTTACATTCAATCTTTATTACCACTTATTAACGACACTTCTGTGCTATTGTATTTGTGGAAATCATATACATGTGATGATGAAAATGGTATTAAATGAGGGAAACGCAAAAAAGTCCCACTCGCATGATATTTAATTGCTGCTAGGATTACGAGGCGTCATTGGAATTTTTTACCCCCCCAGGTCCCAAAATGTTCGAGGAcgccattttatttcattgtcaGCTTGAACACTATCTTCGCCCCATCAGTGCAACTTTTAACATGACATTACTCGAATGTGAATGCTTGGAGTCTGACAGCGCTCACACAACGATGGGGCATGTCATGATCGTCATCGTGATTGCGGAGTTTCGGCAAGGATCCCAATCGTACCCCCATTTGAATCCGCATCCCACTTTTGGCATGTATCGCCACGGGGGTCAATGTGAGTGTGCGCGTATGCGCGCCGTGTGTTTAGCCCTCACGTCATCCATTGATGTGGATGCGTGCGTAAATAGGCAGCACACGCAGACACGCTGATACGATCACCAGATCAATACGGCCGAGAGACGACGAATGTTTACAACACAATAGGCAGAGTGTGCCCTCTGTTTATAGCCCGCATCCGCTGGCTGCGCCTTGGAGGACCCCCCCGAGGTCCACACTGGTGTCCTGCGTTACGATTCACTTAATGTCACTTAAGCGTTttccacaaacaaacaattatcATTCATTATATGTTAGCACAGGCCTAGCTACATTTAGCATGTAAGCAAATGCTTGATCAATTCCTTATCGATCTGTCGTACGCGTTGTAGTGTGTTTGCAAACATCAATTTTGTTATGTTAGCATACCAACTGTTAGCATACTAGGATTTGACTCACTAATGTTAAATCCTTTTCAAGCTGCCATAGTCCTTTCTGTGCTCAAGTTTCTGTCTGATTTGTGGACCTGTTATCATTTGATAAATTATGATTGGAGATAGTACCCGTCAAAAGGGCATGATGGAAACTTTCCACAGGTTGCTATCTTGCTATATGTTAGCACACAAACTGTTAGCATGTCAGCCTTCAACcgatcaagttttttttttcagccaggATTAGTTCAGTCTTTCTTGATGTTTGACTTTACATTAAGTTACCAAATACTCTTTCACTCCCTTTTAATGGGCTTTAAAGAGAAATTAGAGGGATTTAAACTGTTATTAGGTAGCACGTCTGAAATGCAATTATACTTTCTTTACATTTAAGAGTTTGTGTCAACCCAGCAGTCAAGCCGAGATCACATCACTATGTTGTttatgcaacacacacacactgacaagcaaacacacacattttaattttaatctcGCCATACCATAACTGCTTTGCTGTGAGGAATTAGTGTTAAAAATTTAAGAAAATGTCAGTTCTGGCTTCAATCAGTGTTTGGTGTAGATGGTAAAGAAGAATCTTGCTGCAAAAGTGGGGGATCCCTGTAGGGCGGGTAAAGAATTGTAATGTGTGTGGTTGACCTGTTAACCGCCAGGCTGACGGCTGCCAGGCTTACATTTGCATGTCACACGCACGCATTTGAGTTGTTGAGACTTGCCGTAACCTCACAAGCTGAAACTACTATTAGAATTTTCTGAAGAGAAATTATTTTCTGCTGGCACTTGAATTTAGCTACAGAacggaatgtgttttttttaagaatagtaatgatttaaaaaaaaaaacctttgcagTAAAGAGTTGTTGTAAATTGTGAGGTTACCTCTGAGGTTGGACACAGTCCACTTTTGGAGATCCTCTTCGGTCTTCGAGCATATTAAGCAGCCATTTTTTCtataacaaacaatgcaaaaaaaatcagttctcAAACTTTCATAAACCTTTCGATTCTGTACAGGTGATGTTttaaatcaacatttaaaaaaggttAAGCACAGATATACCttatttctgtttgtttgtgttcacgTTTTAAACTTTTAACGAGCGGCCAAGGACCTCGGACCAGATATGCGTCACAAAATCAGACAACGCAGATGAACAAAACAACTTTATTTATCATTATATACTATCATCTATCCTGCTCATTGAAAAATCGATATACAtatatctgaaaatattttattgttatgaCCAATATTTTCATCTAATTCTTTGACTTCAAGGCTGACCACTGTGCGTGGTGGGGCGGCGACCCAGCGCCCTCTATTGACCTGTTGCCACTGCGCTCCCTCATTTCGTGTGATGCCAGTCCATGTATTGGAACTATTATAATAAGTAACAACAGGCTTTGGCCTTCTTGtgtagggtttgcatgtttttcctgtgcTTGCGTCCTGCTACTCTGACTTCCTCCCGCATGCCAGAAGACATAGATATTGGGTTCACCGAAGTGTCTAAATTATCCATGATGCTGACTTCAGCATTTCAGGGCTAGTTTGACAAAACCATGTTATGGAGAAACATGGGAACCTCTGGGAGAAAATGCATAATATGTTACCACTAAAGGTCACGTTGGAAGAAAGTGCGAGCGTTATTgttgttggggggtgggggatgtcACGTCGTCATGCTGGTACAGTGATAGCTTTAAACACTGACCCTCATGTTGCCTTTAACGTGAAACCTCATCCAACCCAACCACTAACCGAAGagaccccccccacctcccctcgTTCCCACCCCATCCAGCCAGAGACATCTACATTAGTCAACCTGTAGTTTTCCATACAGATAAGACAGCTGctcacttgcaaaaaaaaaaaaaaaaaatcacctgccAACTAGTTTTATCGAAATGGGAGATGAATACATTAAGATTAACACGTTTGGGTAGATTGAGGCAAATATTGATGTTGTGCAAACAAAGTGTTGCAATTTATCCAGTAGCCTAAATATAAACAAAAGCAGTTCTGGGCTCAATCCACAACTTAAATTCAAATACTTGCTCCATTCAATTATATCAAGTTATTTTATACACTTTATTCTCTTAATTTCATAGCCTTTCTCTTGGTTCCGTTGATTCAAGTAAGTTTACGTGcatgttatatttttttctccaatcagATTTCTGCCTCTATATGTTGCCATGTCAATCTGTTGACGGGATTCAAAATCAGTACTGCTGCCCATGTAACATAAACTATATTAGATAATGGGAGCGATTTGTTTGACTAAACAGATTTCAAATTCTTGCCGGCCAACAATAAACATAATTTCTCCATCTTCTGATTAGTCGATCTGAGGAAAACCGTTGCAGCCAACTTTGACTAGGAAAACACATGTGTAGCGATCTAAAATAGTTTAAATTATGCATTTAATAATCAGCATCTCTGTATATTATTGGTGttagtttttttccacattatcaGATTATTACAATAGTGCCTCCGTGAACAACCTCATAATCCCAAAAACAAATCTCAAAACATCGCTGCTAGATATCGAGGTTTTGATTAAGATAAGTCCCCATTAAGGTCTCGGTGCCATCTGCACAATTTTCCCCTCATGTATTGGTATTGAAAGAAACCAGGTGATAGGAGGTGATATTTTCTTATGCGTGCTGAGCTATTATCCAATATTGGCAAACATTCTCaactaaaacatgcatttaaatGAGTTTGGTACGGAAGCATTCACTTGTGGGGTGTGTGTGGGCGCCCTCCAGCGGCAGAATAATGTCTAAGCATTTACCGGTACAATGtggtactgtatttttattttccatctaagcataCCCTcgatgaaaattaaaatataaaccaAAAGGGGGAAAtgaattaacaaaataaaaatggtgccaacaaaatttgtgaaattgaactctaatgtgtggagtttacacgttTTCCCCAACTTTCtccactccaaaaacatgcacatttggTCCATttaaaactaccgtaattcagAGTGCACCtgcttacaagcctcaccgagtacatttgtaaaggaaataccatttggtacatacatacagcgcagctgtgtaaaagctgcaagtgcccaaatagaaacacgagatattaacaaagaaagacagtacacaaagtgtttaacgctagcactagtgctaacgctagcgccgcgctaacgccagTGCTAATGCCAGTGCGgcgctagcactaatgctaacagggccagttaaaataaaacttaccggtgtggtgtttacataattcacccgcgggacctcgagttggggtgcggggttccgcacggactgtttttgttgttgcgcttccggaggaaaggttaacagagttcccgccgttatgcgagtagtttggtgatgtcgaacaataaagcaagttctgtttctgtgtccgacactccgcctccgactccttttctccggcgctacactggtgaccccgacgtcagtcccggcgttttcgagactgaaacgaacatggcaaccgccatcctcaaattgccggagttttgggagacgtccgcggcagcgtggttcgcacagactgaggctcagttcgccctccgcgggatctcagatgattccacgcgttactaccacgttgtctcagcactcgggagctcaacggcggccagagcagtgaacttcatcacctctcccccggcccgagataagtatgctgggatcaaggctcaccttctcaaggtttttgaactttcacggccggaacgtgcccgacgtctgttggctattaatggactgggggacagcaaaccttccgaactcatggaaatgatgctaaacctgctgggcacggaagagcccaatttcattttcatggaactgtttctcaggcaaatgccaccgcatgttcagacggcgctcgcgaacagtacgatcactgagccccgggccctggccgaggaggccgaccgtttcttcctggcaacccagcgcttctcccctgagacgctggccgcgacgcgcagttactcaccttcgggcgcgggggtggcatccagcaggggccccttcggcaccgacggccgtgctggcacaggcttgtgctacttccatgcccgtttcggtgcgaaagcgaagaggtgccgcgccccttgcaactacgacgcgtcgggaaacgccaaagcccacgcttcgcagcggccgtgagcgtgggcgcgaagagccggctgctgttcgtcaaggacaacctttccgggcgcaaattcctttgtgacaccggcgcccagaggagcgtcctgacggccactgcggaggacgccgctggcgggactcatgggccacccctactttccgctaatggctcccctatccgctcttatggcatgaggactgtggacttgtgtttcgggagtcagcgcttcacatgggactttgtcactgcggatgtctcattccctctcctcggcgctgattttttttgtgcccacgggctgctggtggatgttaagaggggccgtctggtggatgcactgactttttccacggtcgcctgcgtccgcaatgaggcgacttatggtggtctctccagttcgctatcggacggcaccaagtaccaactcctccttggtgagttccctgccttgacacggcccactttctcctctaccacgactaaacatggggtcgagcaccacattgagaccaagggccccccgatccacgcgagggcccgacggcttgatcccgagaagctagcagtcgctaagtccgagtttgccaacatggagcgtctgggcatcgtccgccgctcggatagcccgtgggcctcgccactacacatcgtccctaaaccgagtggtgggtggcgaccgtgtggtgactaccgccgccttaacgacgccactacgcccgaccgctaccctgttccacacattcaggacttctcagcccacctggcaggcaaaatcttgttctccaaggtcgacctggtgcgcgggtatcaccaggttcccgtgcacccctcagatgttcccaagacggctgtaatcactccgtttggactgttcgagtttctgaggatgccgtttggtcttaaaaacgcggcacaatctttccagcgtttaatggattctgtgctcagggacttgccatttgtgtttgtctatttggatgacatcctcgtcgccagctcctcggaggatgaacatctgatgcacctccgcgacctcttcaagacttgagcagcatggcctgatcatcaacccggcaaagtgtgttttcggggtgccctctatccagttcctcgggcacctcatagacaagaacggcgccgccccccttccggcaaaggtggaggccgtctccgcttttccccgacctcgctcggctcggggcctccgggagttcctggggatggtgactttctaccaccggttcatccgccgggcggcccacatcatgcgcccgctctatgaggctctgaaagacaaggcccccaaccgggacgttgaatggacggccgagaggatggaagccttcgaggctacgaaggccgcactgagtcgtgccgctatgctggcccacccgacccacggggcccctgtcgctctcactaccgatgcatcggactacgctgttggagccgtattcgaacagtgggtcggcggcgcctggcaaccgcttgcctttttcagccgtcagctggtccccagggagcgcaaatacagcacgttcgatagagagctcctcggcctctggctggcgatccgccacttccgctccctattggaaggccgcgagttcacggcatatgtggaccataaacccctcactttcgccatgtccaaggtggccgagccgtggtccgcccgccagcaacgccaactgtcgttcatctctgagtacactacggacatccaacacatcgccggcaaatccaatgtggtcgcggactgcctctccagggcgatcgtcggcactgtg
Coding sequences within:
- the foxi3a gene encoding forkhead box protein I3-A isoform X2, translated to MLGLARPPYSYSALIAMAIQSSPSQRLTLSQIYQYVSEHFPFYSRNKAGWQNSIRHNLSLNDCFRKVPREENNPGKGNFWTLDPNCDKMFDNGNFCRKRKRKSDTLTSAKTRRNSSSDSSSEPSPKCPAVHCNLEFPGLPEQHISPQSSTSMQVPEESSPIPPALPPQQFVYSPGAVVPQWDACSSPPPPSFAPAMSFLHPHFSPPSLYSDLETTCTPLSEFHGEQPLQLDPFQVELLGGLMEELPLDSLLIKQRL
- the foxi3a gene encoding forkhead box protein I3-A isoform X1 produces the protein MSTTASSVPLCGLPRQDLQSLGVDPSDFSLYTPPPPPESRHSSLARLPPDLGLTYGPVGEHPDFGAPFYNHQDPFLPGGPWYSAAGMLGLARPPYSYSALIAMAIQSSPSQRLTLSQIYQYVSEHFPFYSRNKAGWQNSIRHNLSLNDCFRKVPREENNPGKGNFWTLDPNCDKMFDNGNFCRKRKRKSDTLTSAKTRRNSSSDSSSEPSPKCPAVHCNLEFPGLPEQHISPQSSTSMQVPEESSPIPPALPPQQFVYSPGAVVPQWDACSSPPPPSFAPAMSFLHPHFSPPSLYSDLETTCTPLSEFHGEQPLQLDPFQVELLGGLMEELPLDSLLIKQRL